Proteins from one Bradyrhizobium amphicarpaeae genomic window:
- a CDS encoding outer membrane lipoprotein carrier protein LolA → MAGVLLVTAAMVTASSFAQTVPVPKPAPKGRDGGASAGGPAVTGATQTPPNPVIPDPRRNVPSSIFQTFDANQKAQAAKVSAYLSSLSTLVGNFVQVGPDGSKTQGDFYIQKPGKVRFEYDAPSPIDIVADGSSLVVRDRKLATQDVYPLSQTPLRFLLSDRIDLMKDTNVVGVSADDVFVSVTIEEKQALVGTSRLLLMFGAKDGQLKQWTVTDPQGYDTTIAVYNLDSSKKLDPGMFKIDFTNYGPAPG, encoded by the coding sequence GTGGCCGGCGTACTTCTCGTTACCGCCGCGATGGTGACGGCATCCTCATTCGCGCAGACCGTGCCGGTGCCGAAACCGGCGCCGAAGGGCCGCGACGGCGGAGCGTCAGCTGGCGGCCCCGCAGTCACCGGCGCCACCCAGACACCGCCGAATCCGGTGATCCCGGATCCGCGCCGCAACGTGCCGAGCAGCATCTTCCAGACCTTCGATGCCAACCAGAAGGCGCAGGCCGCCAAGGTCAGCGCCTATCTGTCGTCGCTGTCGACGCTGGTCGGGAATTTCGTCCAGGTCGGTCCCGACGGCAGCAAGACGCAAGGCGATTTCTACATCCAGAAGCCGGGCAAAGTTCGCTTCGAATATGATGCGCCGAGCCCGATCGACATCGTGGCCGACGGATCCTCACTGGTGGTGCGCGACCGCAAGCTCGCGACCCAGGACGTCTATCCCCTGTCGCAGACGCCGCTGCGTTTCCTGCTGTCGGATCGCATCGACCTGATGAAGGACACCAATGTCGTCGGCGTATCGGCCGACGACGTTTTCGTCAGCGTCACCATCGAGGAGAAGCAGGCACTGGTCGGCACCAGCCGGCTGCTGCTGATGTTCGGCGCCAAGGACGGCCAGTTGAAGCAATGGACCGTCACCGATCCGCAGGGCTACGACACCACGATTGCGGTCTACAATCTGGATTCGAGCAAGAAGCTCGATCCCGGCATGTTCAAGATCGATTTCACCAATTACGGCCCGGCGCCGGGATAG
- the xth gene encoding exodeoxyribonuclease III, producing the protein MRFSLTTWNINSVRLRIDLVAKFLKSARPDVLCLQETKCIDDAFPLKRFKRLGYEHVALNGQKGYHGVAIVSRIPFESTDIRTFCDKVDSRHISVSFGEKASIAKPLVVHNFYVPAGGDIPDPALNEKFDHKLRFLDEMKACEPLHPRGEDRHILVGDLNVAPHENDVWSHKQLLKVVSHTPVETEKLQAALAAGEWVDVARDRIPMSEKVYTWWSYRSADWTVGDRGRRLDHIWVSRALKDAVSDFRILRDARSWERPSDHVPVTVTLEV; encoded by the coding sequence ATGCGTTTTTCCCTGACAACCTGGAACATCAATTCGGTGCGGCTGCGCATCGATCTGGTCGCGAAGTTTCTCAAGAGCGCGCGGCCGGACGTGCTGTGCCTGCAGGAGACCAAGTGCATCGACGATGCGTTTCCGCTGAAGCGCTTCAAGCGGCTCGGCTATGAGCACGTCGCGCTGAACGGGCAGAAGGGCTATCACGGCGTCGCCATCGTCTCGAGGATTCCATTCGAATCGACCGACATCCGCACCTTCTGCGACAAGGTGGATTCGCGTCACATCTCGGTGTCGTTCGGCGAGAAGGCCAGTATCGCCAAGCCGCTGGTGGTGCATAATTTCTATGTCCCCGCAGGCGGCGACATTCCCGATCCCGCGCTGAACGAGAAGTTCGATCACAAGCTCCGTTTCCTCGACGAGATGAAGGCGTGCGAGCCGCTGCATCCGCGCGGCGAGGACCGCCACATCCTGGTCGGCGATCTCAACGTCGCCCCGCACGAGAACGACGTGTGGTCGCACAAGCAGCTTCTGAAAGTGGTCTCGCACACGCCGGTCGAAACCGAAAAGCTGCAGGCCGCGCTGGCCGCAGGCGAATGGGTCGACGTCGCGCGCGACCGGATTCCAATGTCGGAGAAGGTCTACACGTGGTGGAGCTACCGCTCCGCCGACTGGACCGTCGGCGACCGCGGTCGCAGGCTCGACCACATCTGGGTCTCGCGTGCGTTGAAGGATGCGGTCAGCGATTTCAGGATCCTGCGCGACGCGCGGAGCTGGGAGCGTCCGTCGGACCATGTCCCTGTCACGGTGACGCTGGAGGTGTGA